In the genome of Fusarium fujikuroi IMI 58289 draft genome, chromosome FFUJ_chr02, one region contains:
- a CDS encoding related to quinate transport protein, whose product MSSKDDKILHDEDDGTVEDINIVPTADLPTRLADSVAYGPGGIRGVIQSPFVFGAAFLASLGGFSFGYDQGVISIINVMPQFHDVFPRAASGFGKGFMTGMLEFGAFLGCFFMPWMADKISRKKALAVVVVIFNIGAILQTAAVNYEMLVLGRTVGGIGVGTLALGAPLYISEISPPNLRGTLLVLESISICAGVVVSFYITYGTRHLEGEIAFRLPLGLQMVSATVVGVGILFFPYSPRWLALVGRTEDALSNLSRMRRLPPDDSRVLTEYQGIIAEAQFQKTVLERRHPGKQGFKLEVLTWLDLFNHKTWRRTVVGCGILFFQQFSGINAFIYYAPTLFQSLGQSEEMSLTMSGIFNVLQLVAVGVCFFIIDRVGRRPLAIFGGVGGAVSWGIMAILVGIFSHDWKTNAAAGWGCVAMAFIFILCYGVSYSPLGWALPSEVFPSATRSKGVALSTATCWICNFIVGVITPPMLESIGFGTYVFYGSWCAIAAGWAYFLVPETKGRSLEEMDQVFGDNSGQEEKEIMKATAAQARSAGNPNIHV is encoded by the exons ATGTCTTCCAAAGATGACAAAattctccatgatgaagatgatggcactgTAGAAGACATCAACATCGTTCCTACAGCAGATCTCCCGACAAGACTCGCAGACAGTGTCGCCTATGGCCCAGGAGGTATCCGAGGCGTTATACAGTCCCCTTTTGTCTTTGGGGCTGCATTTCTCGCTTCATTAGGTGGATTTTCCTTTGGATATGACCAAGGAGTtatttccatcatcaacgtcatGCCTCAGTTCCATGATGTCTTTCCTAGGGCAGCTTCTGGCTTTGGGAAGGGCTTCATGACTGGTATGCTGGAGTTTGGAGCTTTCTTAGGTTGTTTCTTCATGCCCTGGATGGCCGATAAGATCTCCCGAAAGAAAGCTCTGGCTGTAGTTGTTGTGATCTTCAATATCGGTGCCATACTGCAGACTGCCGCCGTTAACTATGAAATGCTCGTTCTTGGTCGCACAGTCGGTGGAATAGGTGTTGGCACTCTTGCATTG GGCGCTCCTCTTTACATATCCGAAATCTCACCCCCGAATCTACGAGGAACTCTTCTGGTTCTCGAATCCATATCTATCTGTGCCGGTGTAGTGGTTTCATTTTATATCACTTATGGAACTCGCCATTTGGAGGGCGAGATTGCTTTCCGTCTTCCTCTTGGCCTTCAAATGGTCTCTGCAACAGTCGTCGGAGTTGgaatcctcttcttcccttaCTCACCCAGATGGCTTGCCCTTGTTGGGCGCACAGAAGATGCTCTCAGCAATCTATCTCGAATGCGTCGTCTCCCACCTGACGACTCTAGAGTCCTTACTGAGTATCAAGGCATTATCGCCGAGGCGCAATTCCAGAAAACCGTGCTTGAGCGCCGCCACCCTGGTAAACAGGGCTTCAAGCTCGAagtcttgacttggcttgacttgttCAACCACAAGACATGGCGAAGAACTGTCGTGGGTTGTGGGATTTTGTTCTTTCAACAATTCAG TGGAATCAACGCATTCATTTATTACGCCCCGACTCTCTTCCAGTCACTTGGCCAGTCTGAGGAGATGTCTCTTACCATGTCTGGTATCTTTAATGTTCTTCAGCTAGTTGCTGTTGGCGTCTGTTTCTTTATCATAGATCGAGTTGGTCGCCGTCCTCTGGCCatctttggtggtgttggaggtGCTGTTTCGTGGGGAATCATGGCTATTCTTGTTGGCATCTTCTCCCACGACTGGAAGACCAATGCAGCAGCTGGTTGGGGGTGTGTTGCTATGGCCTTCATATTCATTCTATGTTATGGAGTTTCATATTCGCCTCTGGGTTGGGCCCTTCCATCAGAAGTCTTTCCCAGTGCAACTCGATCTAAGGGTGTAGCCCTGTCAACTGCAACTTGCTGGATTTGTAACTTTATTGTTG GTGTCATTACTCCTCCTATGCTAGAGTCCATTGGATTTGGCACGTATGTCTTTTACGGATCCTGGTGCGCTATCGCAGCTGGCTGGGCATACTTCCTTGTCCCTGAGACTAAGGGCAGATCTCTAGAGGAGATGGACCAAGTATTTGGAGATAACAGTGGtcaagaggagaaggagattaTGAAAGCAACTGCTGCGCAGGCCAGAAGTGCAGGCAATCCTAATATCCATGTGTAG
- a CDS encoding probable lipoic acid synthase precursor, whose translation MASLAPSLKRAHAPLRKALSATPTLRTFATVPPSGSEPGKPRRKSYFKDTAVSDFSDFLATSSPAQPLSPAEAYSLKTAEVGPEGKKRTITRLPEWLKTPIPAGNDNFKSIKKDLRGLGLHTVCEEARCPNISECWGGSDKNAATATIMLMGDTCTRGCRFCSVKTNRNPAALDPHEPENTAEALARWGLGYVVLTSVDRDDLADGGAKHFAETIRRIKQKKPSLLVEALTGDFRGDLDMVKVVAESGLDVYAHNVETVEDLTPYVRDRRATFRQSLSVLKHVKDVMGKDGPITKTSLMLGLGEQEHEIMAALEELRKADVDVVTFGQYMRPTKRHLKVEKYVTPDEFEMWRKRALDMGFLYCASGPLVRSSYKAGEAFIENVLRKRSGEKAMASGNLGQAVALDSTQSTI comes from the exons ATGGCTTCTCTTGCTCCATCCCTCAAGCGAGCACATGCGCCTCTTCGCAAGGCGCTGAGCGCTACACCCACACTTAGAACTTTCGCCACTGTACCTCCGAGTGGCAGCGAGCCCGGCAAACCTCGACGAAAGAGTTATTTCAAGGACACAGCAGTCTCAGACTTCTCCGATTTCCTTGCGACGTCGTCTCCAGCCCAGCCACTGTCTCCAGCAGAGGCTTACTCTCTGAAGACCGCCGAAGTCGGCCCTGAGGGCAAGAAGCGAACCATCACACGACTGCCAGAATGGCTAAAGACACCGATCCCCGCCGGTAACGATAacttcaagagcatcaagaagGATCTACGAGGATTGGGACTACACACCGTCTGCGAGGAGGCTCGATGTCCCAACATTTCAGAATGTTGGGGTGGTTCAGATAAGAATGCTGCGACCGCTACTATTATGCTTATGGGCGACACATGCACCAGAGGATGCCGTTTCTGCAGTGTAAAGACAAATCGCAACCCTGCTGCGTTGGATCCTCACGAGCCCGAAAACACCGCAGAGGCCCTGGCCAGGTGGGGTCTTGGCTATGTCGTGCTGACCAGCGTGGACCGTGACGATCTGGCAGACGGTGGTGCGAAACATTTCGCTGAGACAATTCGAAGAATtaagcagaagaagccttCATTGCTTGTTGAAGCTTTGACTGGCGATTTCCGAGGAGACTTGGATATGGTCAAGGTTGTGGCTGAGAGTGGACTCGACGTTTATGCGCATAATGTTGAGACCGTCGAGGACCTCACTCCCTATGTGCGAGACCGCAGAGCTACTTTCAGACAGAGCTTGTCTGTGTTGAAGCATGTCAAGGACGTTATGGGCAAGGACGGTCCTATCACTAAGACCAGTCTGATGCTTGGTCTCGGCGAGCAGGAGCATGAGATCATGGCTGCGCTGGAGG AACTTCGAaaggctgatgttgatgtcgtcACATTTGGTCAATACATGCGACCTACCAAGCGTCATCTGAAGGTCGAGAAGTACGTGACCcctgatgagtttgagatgTGGCGCAAGCGAGCTCTGGACATGGGTTTCCTGTACTGTGCCAGTGGGCCTCTCGTGCGTTCTTCATACAAGGCTGGCGAAGCCTTCATCGAGAACGTATTGCGCAAGCGCTCCGGCGAGAAGGCTATGGCCAGTGGAAACCTTGGCCAAGCCGTTGCTCTCGACTCAACACAGTCGACGATCTAA